Part of the Loxodonta africana isolate mLoxAfr1 chromosome 15, mLoxAfr1.hap2, whole genome shotgun sequence genome is shown below.
AATGTTATGTTATGTAACTATTTTAGTCTCTTATGTTTTTTTCTAAACCTTTCCCCCCTATCTTCAATCTGTGGGTTAGAATGATCTTCTTAGGCTGTGGTATCTCTCCaccagacagacacacacacacaccccgaaCATCAGAGCTATCTACCTTTACTTATTtgctgtgttttttcttttgcatCTTCAAATTCATTTTGCTGAGCCTGCATTTTAACTAGATTTCACTTcaatttatactttttaaaaataatttatttgttgttgttgttattgagaatattaGATTTCTACTTTCTTTTACCCCAATGCATTCTGGGCTGAAGTCTAATTGCTTttcaaaacagagtagaactgttgcttggtgccattgagttggttctgaatcatagtgaccctatgtacaacactgcctggtcctgcgtcatcctcacaattgttgctatgtttgagcccactgttgcagccatgtgtcaatccatcttgttgagggtcttcctcttttttgctgaccctctactttactaagcatgatgttcttctccaggaactgggccctcctgatcatatgtccaaagtacgtgagacgaagtcttgccatccttgcttctaaggagcattctggctgtacttcttccaaggcagatctgttcAGTCGTCTagtagttcatggtatagtcaatatcctttgccagcatgataattcaaaggggtcaattcttcttcggtcttccttattcgttgtctagttttcgcatgcatatgaggtaactgaaaatactgtggcttgggtcaggatcatcttagtcctcaaagtgatatctttgcttttttttttttttttacactttaaagaggtcttttttggcAGCTTTACCCAAGGCAatccgtcatttgatttctttactatTGCTTCCACAGGTGTggactgtggatccaaggaaaatgaaatccttaacaacttcattcttttctctgattatcatgatgttacttactggtccagttgtgaagatttttgttttctttatgttaaggtataatccatactgaaggctgtggtctttgatctttatcagtaagtgcttcaagttctcttgactttcagcaagcaaggttgtgtcatctgcataatgcaggttgttaatgagtcttcctccaatcctgatgccccattcttcatatagtccaacttctcggattatttgctcagcatacagatcgaataggtatggtgaaaggatacaaccctgatgcacacctttcctaattttattaTTCCACCACTCGTGTTAGTTTGCTGTACTgctgtggcttgcatgttgctgtgatgctggaagctacgccactggtatttcaaatactagcagggtcacccatggtggacaggtttcagcggagattccagactaagacagagtaggaggaagggcctggcgatttacttctaaaaaaaatcagccagagaaAATCTTAAAGGAGTAGAACTACAGCACAATTACTTTAGTTTCTCCTACTTTCAGCAACAGCCCAGTCAGACAACCAATACTTACCATCAAACTGATAGTGCATAGTTTGATGAATGCGTTCTGTGACACTGGCCAGCCAGTCTTGGAAGGATAAGGTCACTTGTGCCTCATCTAACAGCTGGCTGCAGGCTAGGGaaatagaaaatgaaacaaaagccTCTTCAGTAACTTTTATCTGTCAACTGAAGTttgaaaaatttaatgagcttggacagaaaaaaaaaggaacagaactCTTCCATTCAAAGAAATTAGATACAGTTAATGAGATGGaagattttaggaatttttttcttttagaatccatttataaaaaaaagaaaagaaactataaACTCTGAGAGAATAGTTTAAGATTACTAACCACAGAAAATTGGGTTTAACCACAGAAAGTTAGCATCCTTTCAACACTACACTGCAGATTTAAGAATGGCCCTGTATAACAGCTGTTTCAGAAATCTACCAGTTGGTCCTAGTATTTATCTATGTGCCCCAAACTCTCTCAATTATGAAGCTATTGGTTTCATATCAAGGTTGAACACAAATAAATAAGACCAAGTTATGCATTCATTATTAACTGCTATGATACTTTTACGCTTAAAATCTACAGACTTGTTTTCAGAAATGCAAAATGAATGAAAATTCACTTTTATATGAAAGTGAGAGAATAAAACGCACAGTTATGTAGTAGATAACTGGAAAACACAGTAACAAGTGGTATAATTTAATATGGCCAGAGTTTAGGGCTGGGAGTCGGGTGTTGTGGGACCCAATGACTCCTGCTACAGTGAGTGACCAGGGTCAATGTCTCAACTTTCTCTTCTCTAACATGAGGGTATCAGTCTGGACAATCTCCAAATTCTAGAACCTTCCACAGCCCCACCATTTTATTCTATTTCTCTTTCTAAAATTATCATTTGAAATTAAAATTGACCACTATACTGCATATAGTAATAATTTGCATGaaagctatttttttctttgcactAAAGAAAGtgatgaaaaatttttttaaatctccaacCTGATATTGTTGATCTGTTTACTTCCTGACCTTCCAAAAGTATTTATTCCTGGAATGTGTAAGTGCCTATTAATTAGGTAATTAAGATTCAGTCTTGTATTATTCACTAATTATGTATTGGTCTTATCTTCAAAAAAAGAGTGTGATGTCCAGTTTTTAAATCACCAGCCTTATAATATGGCTAGCCGTATCAcagcaaatattcaagaaatactgcCAAAAGTGAACTGGGCTATTTTTATACAACGTACAAGAAGAAGAGTTATATTGATCTCCAAATATATAGGCTTAATATTTTGAGTAGGATagtgatataaataaatacagaatttaTCCTTAAATTGCCATTCTGTCTCAAAAACTCAGAATTATAGCCATGTTGTTAATTTTGGATACGTTTTTAAACTTTACTAACTTTGGAGAACAGACTACATTTGTCtttctcaacaaatatttatcactacataactataaaaaatattttttcttcaactTTGAATCTCCATACTAACTGCATGTGGGTAATAAGCAACAGGAGGAAAAATCCTACAAAATACCTGCTACCAAAACATGTCAGTAATTTTTGTTGCAATCTGTTACTTAAAAGacataatttgtttgtttttttttaactgtggtaaaaatatacaccacataaagtttgccattttaaccatttttaagtgtacaatccaGTAGCATTAATCATATTCACTGTTTCCAAaaccttttcatcaccccaaatggaAACTCTGTTCCCATCAGGCCAGAACTCCTAATGCCTCATCCctctagcccctggtaaccactcatcTGTCTCTCTGCATTGTCTACTGTAGATATTTgacataaatgggatcatacgctattcatccttttgtgtctgatttcacTCAGCCTAGTGTTTTCAAAGTTCACCCCTGCTGTGGCCTGTATAGGACTCCACCTCTCCTTATGGCTGAATACTATTCCAATGTGTGGATGTGTCACGTTCTCTTTCTCCTTCGTCTGTTGATGGATGCTtggcttgtttccatcttttgtctCTTAGGAATAATGCTGCATAATTTGCTCCTGAGCATGATTTGAGGCAGTGAAACAGGAAAGACCTCAGTCTCGATAGCTGCCAGCGTTTCTCTTAAGCACTCTTAGGGGAACAATGTTCAACCTTTCTCTGACTATGCTGCTTTTGGCTTCTTCCAGGTGAGTTTCTACCTCTTTAGCCTATTCTGGGAGAGGGATACTTACCTTGCCTTTTCAATGCAGAAGCAACCACAGGCTTTTTCAGGCCACTTTTCCTTAGATTACTGCTCACGGCATCTTGAGGCAACAGTGAACTGTTCGTCTGTGCGCCTAAACCATAAATCATCACAGCATTTAATAACATATCTGCgtaatagaaattgattgaatattAATTTCCAAAGAGCCTAAAACATACAGTCTTTGCTAATTTCCAGGTTAGCTTCACTGCTTCTAGAAGGAATTAGCATTAGCCTATATACACAAAATTTTAAGTTTCTTATAATCTTTGTAGGAAATTAGGgggaaaaaaccagaaataaaaggaagaaaaaatattcaTCTATTGTTCCCACATCTCAGACAATCGCTATTAATTTTCTGGTGCgttgtcttccattttcttttctatgAATAGTTTATTTTGCTGGTTTTGTGATTTTAAATAGCTGTGATTTATTAAGGTTGCCAGATTTTCCAAAAAAAAGTTCagataaacaaaatttttttttagtatgtgttTCATAAATTGCATAGGTGACACTTATACGaaaagttttttctttgtttatctgaaattcaaattcaacTCAGCATTCTGTATTTTTTCTGGCCACCCTAGTGATCTAAACATTTTCCCAAATTTGTCCTAATCATTATTAATGGCTGCCTGACATTCTATCAAGTGGCTTTACCATGGTTCCTTTAACTACTCTCCAGTGGTTGAGTTCTCAATGTTTCTAATTTTACAATATTACAAACGACCATAAAATGAACAGCTCTGGATAAAACACTTCTCtactaaaatttattttcttaacatTAGAACTACTGAGTCAGAAGATaagtttttttgcttgtttgtttggtttggtttagaattTCAAGTTTTCCTGGGAAAGACCAACAAGGAAGCATTTAACAACAGTCTCTGCTCTACATTGCTGCCAGAATTACCTTTCTAAAACAGAAATGAACATGACACTTTGTTTCTCAAAAATCTTTCTCCAATTACCCAGCACTAAAACTTCAGTGCATGATCTCCTGACCCACCTCTGGCAATACTCCCTACTGGTAGGAACATTTTTAAGGTTCTTAACAGGTACTgcagagctcctgggtggtgcagacaatAAATGCACTCAGATACTAACTGAATGGTTAGAGGTGCAAGTCCACCTagtggtgcctcggaagaaaggcctggtgatctatatccagaaaatcagccactaaaaactctgtggagcacagttctactgtgacacacatggggtcaccatgagtcgaagtcaactcgACTGGTAGTGGTGGTGGAATAGATATTGCAAACTACTTTAACAAATGGTTATTGCAATTTACACTATGCTAGCAATGCCACAGAACCCTGATTTGACCTTTGCCTGTGGTATCGCCACCTTAAAAATCTTTGCTAACTTGGTGACAAAAAGTATCTTGCtttaattttgcatttctaaaatGTTTGCATTTCTCTGTTCACTAgtgagtttaaatttttttttttcccacatgtaTGGACcaagtaaaattttcattttgtttagagTCTAGGTCTTTTGACCCTTATTTACTAGGGTGCCtcggcatttttttttaattaacttttattgagcttcaagtgaacgtttacaaatcaagtcagactgtcacatataagtttatatacaccttactccgtactcccacttgctttccccctaatgagtcagcccttccagtctctcctttcgtgacaattttaccagcttccaactctctctatcctcccatctgcCTCGGCATTTTAATATTGATTCATATGAGTTCTTAACTGATGCTGGTATTAAGTACCTGAATTTCTAAAAAaactgtatctatatatatatggtaCCACATCTGAAAACTGTACTCCCAAATTTGCATGGAAAATATAATTAACCATTATCACAAATTCTTTTTTAAACCCTCTAGATAAAAACCTCAAAATACTGCCCTAAGACATATTAAAGGGTAAGAGTAGTCTGAATGTTTAAGGGATGAACAAACatatacaataataaaaatgaagttTTGGGTAGATCTTATTTTTGGCCAATAGAACCAACTCTTAGCTTGAATtgaccaaaagggaaaaacttcTTTCAGGGAAAAAAGCCTAAGAGCTATTTCTTGTAATTGCTGGGATTTAGGAAAACACAGTCAAACAACTGCTAAATACAACACCAGAGACAAACAAACAGCCTCTCACCAGATGTTTCatcctttttcctcttctttggctTAGAGGCAACAGACTCACAAGCTGGTACCGTTGATTCTGAATGGCAACCTAACTGGGGCACAATAATCTCTTTAAGACCTAAAAAACAACAGATTTCTGAATTACTAACACTATCGCAGAGTATGTATATGTTCTTACTTAGAGAAAAAATTAATGTATCACAATCTAAATTcccaaaacaaattatggaatgACTGCCTGCTTTAAAGTAAGCTCCTTTTAAGAACTCCCCAAAACATAAACATTTGTGTTCATAAACAATTAACCTGACAGAAGGCGGCTCCACAGAGAAATGTAACACCAAAAAGTTGGGAGCTGCTGCCAACTAAAGATCAttaacaaatgaacagaaaaaacACCTCCAAGATAAAAACATATCAACAACAGAAAACTTgaagaaatttttaaagattCTCTTTTGAGCAAGGTACTAGTTTTCTACATCTTCAAAGATAAGAAACAATCAAGCAAGACAGAATAAGGTATATTTTgggttgttctttgtttttactaaCATAGGGATATCTGTGAAAGGGTAAAAATTCAAAGCAAAGCTAACTTTGTTAGATCGTCTCAATGTAAATGCCAAAGTCTCTTGATCATTAAtttcaaccaaccaaccaaccctcaaccaatcaaccaaccaaccaacctttATGCAAATGTGTTGGCTAGGATTAAAAGAAGGGATGCTTTTCACTTTCATTATCCAGCAACTGCTTCTGAAGATTGCTAGGACAATCTCCAAATGCCATCAGTGGGAGTCTTTcattaccattttttaaaatacagagtGATTGTGTCAAGCATACCACCTACCGCTGGAATCAAAATTGAGGAAGTCTGAGAATTCCTGAGCCAATGTCTCGTCACTGGCAAAGGCACAGATGCAAGCAAAGAAATGAATGCATCTCTGGGCTGCCTCATCCTTGGAGGCATTTGACTTGTGCGATTTCAGAGTCTGGCAGGAGCAGAAGAAGCGGCGCTCAGGCAAGCTTTTGGCACTGATTTTCTGCACAAAGGATGCATGCAAATATCCCAAACTATGCTTCTGGCTTGCCTTGCATTTCACCACCAAAATGTTTTTAGTAATTCTCTGTACCAGTGGACCTGTGGGTTCCGTGGCCAACTGCCAGATGGTTTGTTTGGTTTCTGGAGAGGCCTGCAttgcattcaggacagaactctTCAGGGTCAGAGGGGTGGCCTCTGCCTGGCAGTTCACTGCCAGCTTGATGTGCTGGCACTGGTTTTCCACAACACCCTGGGTAGCAGCTTTCAGGCATGAGGGGACATAACATCGTCCAGAGCTCAACTGAGTGATGATGGTCCCCTCCACCGTCTGGATTGTCGTCTCTGAAACACCCAGCTCCACAAAGCATCGGTAATCCGGGCCCCGGTCCCTTTGCCGCACTGAGTAGACCTGCAGGTCAGAGCCTGTGATGATTTTGACAGCTTCAACACTCGGCTGCTTCCGTGCTCCATACCGGAAGATGGTTCCACACGTCTTGTTCTTACAGCTCAGTCCCCGGGTTCCATTGTAGGTGCCGCACCGAGGACACTTTCTGATTCCTCTCAATGTGGCCTTCCCCAAATCAGATAAGAAAGCTgggaccttagtcctcagagaGTTTGGTTCCATTTTTCACAGGCCCTACAAAAGGCAGTAAGTCCATCAGCAGGAGTGTATGTTTacacaaaaaaagttaaaatcacTTGTGATATTTAGCACAGACAGTGAAATGTAAAGATGCTACCCACCA
Proteins encoded:
- the C15H2orf42 gene encoding uncharacterized protein C2orf42 homolog gives rise to the protein MEPNSLRTKVPAFLSDLGKATLRGIRKCPRCGTYNGTRGLSCKNKTCGTIFRYGARKQPSVEAVKIITGSDLQVYSVRQRDRGPDYRCFVELGVSETTIQTVEGTIITQLSSGRCYVPSCLKAATQGVVENQCQHIKLAVNCQAEATPLTLKSSVLNAMQASPETKQTIWQLATEPTGPLVQRITKNILVVKCKASQKHSLGYLHASFVQKISAKSLPERRFFCSCQTLKSHKSNASKDEAAQRCIHFFACICAFASDETLAQEFSDFLNFDSSGLKEIIVPQLGCHSESTVPACESVASKPKKRKKDETSGAQTNSSLLPQDAVSSNLRKSGLKKPVVASALKRQACSQLLDEAQVTLSFQDWLASVTERIHQTMHYQFDGKPEPLVFHIPQSFFEALQQRISIGSAKKRLPNSTTAFVRKDALPLGTFSKYTWHITNILQVKQILDTPEMPLEITRSFIQNRDGTYELFKCPKVEVESIAETYGRIEKQPVLRPLELKTFLKVGNTSPDQKEPTPFIIEWIPDILPQSKIGELRIKFEYGHHRNGHVAEYQDQRTPLDQPLELAPLTTITFP